In one window of Posidoniimonas corsicana DNA:
- a CDS encoding nucleoside 2-deoxyribosyltransferase domain-containing protein — protein MNYIEAPNEYSGEDPYVFLAGGISDTEYWQAEFLGRVEGHSLSVVSPRRKAFPMGDAVEGRRQIEWEWRYLQRAGLVAFWFPPQTLCPIALFELGACCSSSVPLVVGTDPVYARRFDLEVQLRLRRPEVELQDSIAAVADQVVQHPAIGGKQ, from the coding sequence ATGAACTACATTGAAGCGCCGAACGAGTACAGCGGCGAAGATCCGTATGTGTTCCTTGCAGGCGGCATTTCCGACACCGAGTACTGGCAGGCCGAGTTCCTCGGGCGCGTCGAGGGCCACAGCCTGAGCGTGGTAAGTCCGAGGAGGAAGGCGTTCCCGATGGGCGACGCCGTAGAGGGCAGGCGGCAGATTGAGTGGGAGTGGCGTTATCTGCAGCGGGCCGGCTTAGTTGCGTTCTGGTTCCCTCCGCAGACGCTTTGCCCGATCGCCTTGTTCGAGCTTGGGGCCTGCTGCAGTTCGAGCGTCCCGTTGGTGGTGGGCACGGACCCAGTCTACGCAAGGCGGTTCGACCTGGAAGTGCAGTTGAGACTACGCCGGCCCGAGGTTGAGTTGCAGGATTCGATTGCGGCGGTCGCCGATCAGGTGGTCCAGCATCCAGCAATCGGAGGAAAACAATGA
- a CDS encoding NUDIX hydrolase yields the protein MTHLYEFARPALTVDIVVFGLDEEDLQVMLIQRDLAPFEGGWALPGGFVRVDETLDDAARRELVEETGLKDIYLEQLYTFGAVERDPRERVVTVAYYALVNLEGHHVQASTDARNAAWFPVSDLPELAFDHQAILDAAHERLRGKVRYQPIGFELLPERFTLRQLQHMYEVILDRELDKRNFRKKVLAMEIVKETKEIEKDVAHRAARLYRFDKRTYDRLTKQGFNFEI from the coding sequence ATGACGCATCTGTACGAATTTGCCCGACCCGCTCTTACGGTCGACATCGTCGTCTTTGGACTCGACGAGGAGGACCTGCAGGTAATGCTGATCCAGCGGGATCTGGCGCCCTTCGAGGGTGGGTGGGCCCTGCCCGGTGGCTTCGTGCGGGTCGACGAGACGCTGGATGACGCTGCGCGGCGGGAGCTAGTCGAGGAGACGGGGCTGAAGGACATCTACCTCGAGCAGCTCTACACCTTTGGAGCCGTCGAGCGTGATCCCCGCGAGCGGGTGGTTACCGTCGCCTATTACGCCCTGGTGAACTTGGAGGGGCACCACGTCCAGGCGAGCACCGATGCCCGCAACGCGGCCTGGTTCCCGGTGAGCGACCTGCCGGAGCTGGCGTTCGACCACCAAGCGATCCTTGACGCCGCTCACGAGCGGCTGCGAGGGAAGGTCCGCTACCAGCCGATTGGCTTCGAGCTGCTGCCAGAACGCTTCACGCTGAGGCAACTTCAGCACATGTACGAGGTGATCCTCGACCGCGAACTGGACAAGCGGAACTTTCGCAAGAAGGTGCTTGCGATGGAGATCGTCAAGGAAACGAAGGAGATCGAGAAGGACGTCGCCCACCGGGCCGCGCGGCTCTACCGCTTCGACAAACGCACCTACGACCGCCTGACGAAACAAGGCTTCAACTTTGAGATCTAG
- a CDS encoding VWA domain-containing protein — MSSHEERLRRWRLILGGENADGVGVTLGNIDASVDAALSALYDAPRRGGLGGSAPSVPRWLGDIRKYFPSSVVRVMQRDALDRLGLTQMLTEPETLEAIEADVHLVATLLSLHGALPSKTKETARVVVARVVEELLQRLESPMRDAVAGALNRALRNRRPRHNEIDLPRTIRANLKHYQADYKTVIPVTRIGFGRKRSSLRRVILCIDQSGSMASSIVYSSVFGAVMASIPAVDTRLVVFDTSVVDLTDQLDDPVEVLFSTRLGGGTDINRAVGYCQGLIDSPDETIFVLISDLYEGGVAENLVRRVGALQGAGVTFITLLALSDEGAPFYDQALAARLSSLGAPSFACTPDLFPELMAAAINRDDIGQWAAERDILTARGGDQAETI; from the coding sequence TTGAGCAGTCACGAAGAACGACTCCGACGCTGGCGGCTCATACTGGGTGGCGAGAACGCCGACGGCGTAGGCGTGACGCTCGGCAATATCGACGCGTCCGTTGACGCGGCTCTCAGTGCGCTGTACGACGCGCCGCGTCGGGGTGGGCTGGGGGGATCGGCTCCGAGCGTGCCACGTTGGCTGGGCGATATCCGGAAATACTTCCCGTCGTCGGTGGTGCGGGTGATGCAGCGTGACGCCCTGGATCGGCTTGGTCTGACGCAGATGCTTACCGAGCCGGAGACGCTCGAAGCCATCGAGGCGGACGTGCACCTAGTGGCCACGCTGTTGTCGCTGCACGGCGCCCTGCCCTCCAAAACCAAGGAGACCGCTCGTGTCGTCGTCGCGCGGGTGGTGGAGGAGCTGTTGCAGCGGCTCGAGAGCCCGATGCGAGACGCGGTCGCCGGTGCCCTGAACCGCGCGCTGAGAAACCGGCGGCCGCGTCACAACGAAATCGACTTGCCGCGGACGATCCGCGCCAACTTGAAACACTACCAGGCGGACTACAAGACAGTGATCCCCGTGACGCGTATCGGGTTTGGCCGCAAGCGCAGCTCACTCCGCAGGGTGATCTTGTGCATCGACCAGTCGGGGTCGATGGCGTCGTCGATTGTCTATTCAAGCGTGTTTGGCGCCGTGATGGCATCGATCCCCGCCGTCGACACGCGGCTGGTGGTGTTTGACACCTCGGTGGTCGACCTGACCGACCAGCTCGACGACCCGGTCGAGGTATTGTTCTCGACGCGTCTGGGGGGCGGCACCGACATCAACCGAGCCGTCGGCTACTGCCAGGGCCTGATCGACTCGCCCGACGAAACGATATTCGTGCTGATCAGCGATCTCTACGAGGGCGGGGTCGCCGAGAACCTCGTGCGGCGGGTCGGAGCGCTCCAGGGCGCCGGCGTGACCTTCATCACGCTGCTGGCGCTGTCCGACGAAGGCGCGCCGTTCTACGATCAGGCGCTCGCGGCCAGGCTGTCATCGCTCGGCGCCCCATCGTTCGCGTGCACGCCGGACCTGTTTCCTGAGCTGATGGCGGCGGCGATCAACCGTGACGATATTGGGCAGTGGGCAGCTGAACGGGATATTCTCACCGCACGGGGGGGAGATCAAGCAGAGACTATTTGA
- a CDS encoding DUF5682 family protein yields the protein MASDRVHLLGIRHHGPGSARSLLRALGELEPDCVLIEGPPDADALLPLASRAELRPPVALLVYESANPRRSAFYPFAEFSPEWQAARYAVGRDVEVRFMDLPQAYQLAEVRTGGNAESEDEPPEGEARANSDSESDAGDPSEFALRRDPLGQLADAAGYPDGERWWDALIESRRNDAGDVFSAVADAMTALREGDCLRSDLRERRREAFMRKTIRAAIKDGRERIAVVCGAWHVPALDPNSWPPLKDDNAELKGLSRVKTEAAWAPWTYQRLAVESGYGAGVASPAWYELLWESADSLVGTLWMTKAARLMRDRDLDASSAQVIEAVRLGETLAALRGRTLAGLDELEEAALTVLCGGQPAPMRVVRDSLVIGDRLGAVPDDAPQAPLQKDLASLQKRLRLPPQASRKQRDLDLRKPMDRERSCLLHRLNLLGVPWGEVSEGAVRSRGTFHEHWVLQWVPEFAVGLVEASRYGSTVAEAAAAKTIESASETTTLSGLTSLLGDALLADLPRAAQQLIKAIQEQAVASGDVQQLMAAAPHLAQVSRYGDVRETDVRLVSDVLRGIVERVCVALPPACSSLDDEAAGKMLALIGGVDDAMAMLDSDDLRDDWRDSLNRVVQRESAHPLLRGRAARIRHDGDAETPDETARLMGFALSRAADRVGAAAWIEGFLGGSGLVLIHDQGLWSLVDGWVTGLSADEFGELLPLLRRTFSGFPVGERRQIGERVLHGVSTKSAEPLGDFDFERARRVLPLLATILGGEETN from the coding sequence GTGGCGTCAGACCGTGTCCATCTCCTTGGCATTCGACACCACGGGCCAGGCTCGGCCCGCAGCCTCCTTCGTGCGCTAGGCGAACTAGAACCCGATTGTGTGCTTATCGAAGGGCCGCCGGACGCCGACGCCCTGCTGCCGCTGGCATCGCGTGCAGAGCTAAGGCCGCCGGTAGCGCTGCTTGTCTACGAGTCGGCGAACCCGCGCAGGTCAGCCTTCTACCCGTTCGCTGAGTTCTCTCCCGAATGGCAGGCTGCGCGGTACGCGGTGGGACGTGACGTCGAGGTCCGCTTCATGGACCTCCCACAGGCGTATCAACTCGCCGAGGTCAGAACTGGTGGGAACGCCGAGTCGGAAGACGAACCGCCTGAGGGGGAGGCCCGGGCCAATTCCGACAGCGAGTCGGACGCCGGTGACCCGTCTGAGTTTGCCCTGCGCCGCGACCCTCTGGGGCAGCTGGCCGACGCCGCCGGTTACCCCGACGGCGAACGCTGGTGGGACGCGCTCATCGAGAGCCGCCGCAACGACGCAGGAGACGTTTTCTCCGCCGTGGCCGACGCAATGACGGCCCTCCGGGAAGGCGACTGTCTCAGGTCCGATCTCCGGGAGCGTCGACGTGAAGCATTCATGCGCAAGACGATTCGCGCCGCCATCAAAGACGGACGCGAACGGATAGCCGTGGTGTGCGGCGCATGGCACGTGCCGGCGCTCGATCCCAACTCGTGGCCACCGCTCAAGGACGACAACGCAGAGCTGAAGGGGCTGAGCAGGGTCAAGACGGAGGCCGCCTGGGCCCCGTGGACTTACCAACGGCTGGCGGTGGAATCGGGCTACGGCGCCGGCGTCGCTTCGCCCGCGTGGTATGAGCTGCTCTGGGAGTCGGCGGATTCGCTAGTCGGGACGCTTTGGATGACAAAGGCAGCCAGACTGATGCGTGACCGCGACCTCGACGCGTCATCGGCACAGGTCATCGAGGCCGTGCGTCTGGGCGAGACACTCGCCGCGCTGCGAGGTCGCACACTTGCCGGCCTCGACGAGCTTGAAGAGGCCGCACTGACCGTGCTATGCGGTGGCCAGCCCGCGCCGATGCGGGTGGTAAGAGACTCGCTGGTGATCGGGGACCGGCTCGGCGCCGTGCCAGATGACGCGCCGCAGGCGCCGCTGCAGAAAGACCTAGCCTCGCTCCAGAAACGACTGCGACTGCCCCCGCAAGCGAGTCGGAAGCAACGCGACCTCGACCTGCGAAAGCCAATGGACCGTGAGCGGAGCTGCCTGCTCCACCGGCTCAACCTGCTTGGGGTTCCCTGGGGCGAGGTTTCGGAGGGGGCTGTGCGTTCGCGAGGAACCTTTCACGAGCACTGGGTGCTCCAGTGGGTGCCCGAGTTTGCCGTCGGTTTGGTCGAGGCGTCCCGCTACGGAAGCACTGTGGCCGAGGCGGCCGCGGCCAAGACCATCGAGTCCGCATCGGAAACCACTACGCTGTCCGGCCTAACCTCGCTGCTGGGGGACGCCCTGCTGGCAGACCTTCCACGCGCAGCCCAGCAATTGATCAAGGCGATCCAGGAGCAGGCGGTCGCCAGCGGAGACGTGCAGCAACTGATGGCCGCGGCGCCACACCTGGCTCAGGTCAGCCGCTACGGCGACGTCCGTGAAACGGACGTGCGTCTAGTGTCTGACGTTCTGAGGGGGATTGTTGAACGCGTTTGCGTGGCGTTGCCGCCGGCGTGCTCGTCGCTCGACGACGAGGCGGCCGGCAAGATGTTAGCTCTGATTGGCGGCGTCGACGATGCGATGGCGATGCTCGACTCCGATGACCTCCGCGATGACTGGCGGGACTCGCTAAATCGCGTAGTGCAGCGCGAGTCTGCGCACCCGCTGTTGCGCGGGCGGGCCGCGCGCATCCGGCACGACGGCGACGCCGAGACGCCTGACGAGACTGCGCGGCTGATGGGGTTTGCGTTGTCTCGGGCGGCGGACCGCGTCGGCGCCGCGGCATGGATCGAGGGATTCCTTGGCGGCTCGGGACTGGTGCTGATCCACGATCAGGGGTTGTGGTCGCTAGTCGACGGCTGGGTGACCGGCCTTTCTGCTGATGAGTTCGGCGAGCTGCTGCCGCTGCTGCGGCGGACGTTCTCCGGCTTTCCCGTTGGCGAACGGCGGCAGATTGGGGAACGGGTCCTCCACGGCGTATCCACCAAATCCGCGGAGCCGCTTGGCGACTTCGACTTTGAGCGCGCCCGGCGGGTCCTGCCGTTGCTGGCGACGATCCTTGGCGGGGAGGAGACGAATTGA
- the pncA gene encoding bifunctional nicotinamidase/pyrazinamidase — MKVLILVDIQNDFLPGGALAVPNGDEVVAVANRLMPEYELVVATQDWHPADHQSFASQHDGHAVGEVISVDGLEQILWPDHCVQGTPGAEFAAALNTEGVDHVIRKGTDRMIDSYSGFFDNDHRKATGLGDYLKGRGVTAVDVMGLATDYCVKFTALDAVGLGLSVRLLTEGSRGVELTPGDCNAAIHQMKEAGVRIEGEESE, encoded by the coding sequence ATGAAAGTCCTAATACTTGTCGACATCCAAAACGACTTCCTGCCCGGCGGCGCGCTCGCGGTGCCAAACGGGGATGAGGTGGTCGCTGTGGCGAATCGATTGATGCCCGAATACGAGCTTGTCGTCGCCACACAGGATTGGCACCCTGCCGACCACCAGTCCTTCGCGAGCCAGCACGACGGCCATGCTGTCGGTGAGGTCATCAGCGTTGACGGCCTCGAACAAATCCTCTGGCCTGACCACTGCGTGCAAGGGACCCCAGGCGCCGAGTTTGCCGCTGCACTGAACACCGAAGGCGTTGACCATGTCATCCGCAAGGGGACGGACCGGATGATCGACAGCTACAGCGGCTTCTTCGACAACGACCATCGGAAGGCGACCGGCTTGGGCGACTACCTAAAGGGACGAGGTGTCACCGCCGTCGACGTGATGGGGTTGGCTACCGATTACTGCGTCAAGTTCACCGCCCTGGACGCGGTCGGACTCGGCTTAAGCGTGCGACTACTGACCGAAGGAAGCCGCGGCGTCGAGCTAACTCCAGGCGACTGCAACGCGGCAATCCATCAAATGAAGGAAGCAGGGGTGCGGATCGAGGGGGAGGAATCCGAATGA
- the nadE gene encoding NAD(+) synthase — protein MRLVRVAAAALNQTPLDWDANARNIRRAISSAREADARLLCLPELCITGYGCEDAFYSRGVLRMAERVLAELLSSTEGMAVSVGLPIQHAGALFNATALLVDGAIAGLVAKQHLAGDGLHYEPRWFKPWPDDAVTSIRLAGSELPIGDLLFDIDGVRLGFEICEDAWVANRPGLDHAKLSADILFNPSASHFAFGKSVTRRRLVEEASRSLAVTYVYSNLVGNEAGRVIYDGQTIIATCGETVACGPRLGFESVSVMVATVDVDAPRMRRAQSASFEPQVVVDNARSTPVAFKLPAAKPTGEEAQVADWEKSKHLKEEEFTRAVTLGLHDYARKSRSHGFVVSLSGGADSAAVVCLVRMTVQRAIDELGIAAACEAFGHGPENDLDTLTAAVLTTVYQATRNSSLTTRDAAREIALAIGATRIELDVDDVCDSYTRKTEAALGRELTWESDDIALQNIQARSRAPSVWMLANVKNALLLATSNRSEAAVGYATMDGDTCGGLSPIAGIDKAFLRQWLGWLEGEGPDGLGSIPELSVVNRQQPTAELRPQDAGQTDEDDLMPYDLLDAIEDHAIGEKRSPAETLSAVSAQFSGYEPGRLTAWVRRFFELWSRNQWKRERYAPSFHVDDKNLDPKTWCRFPILSGWFRRELNELQDADSHDGHGS, from the coding sequence ATGAGACTTGTTCGCGTTGCCGCTGCCGCGCTGAACCAGACGCCCCTAGATTGGGACGCGAACGCTCGGAACATCCGCCGAGCTATTTCCTCCGCCCGCGAAGCGGACGCCCGGCTGCTTTGCCTGCCAGAGCTGTGCATTACTGGGTACGGGTGCGAGGACGCGTTCTACTCGCGTGGGGTATTGCGGATGGCGGAACGTGTGCTCGCGGAGCTCCTGTCGAGCACCGAGGGCATGGCGGTATCGGTCGGTTTGCCCATACAGCATGCCGGCGCTCTCTTCAACGCGACAGCATTGCTGGTGGACGGCGCGATTGCGGGATTGGTCGCAAAGCAGCATCTTGCGGGCGACGGGCTGCACTACGAGCCGAGATGGTTCAAGCCTTGGCCCGACGACGCCGTCACCAGCATCCGTCTTGCCGGGAGTGAACTTCCGATCGGTGACCTTCTGTTCGATATTGATGGCGTCCGATTGGGATTCGAGATCTGCGAGGACGCTTGGGTTGCGAACCGACCCGGGCTCGACCACGCGAAGCTCTCGGCGGACATCCTCTTCAATCCGAGCGCCAGCCATTTCGCGTTCGGCAAGTCGGTCACGCGTCGGCGGCTGGTGGAAGAAGCCTCGCGTAGCCTAGCCGTCACTTACGTTTACAGCAACCTGGTAGGCAACGAGGCGGGCCGCGTTATCTACGACGGCCAGACGATCATCGCCACTTGCGGCGAAACCGTCGCCTGCGGGCCGCGGCTGGGATTTGAGTCGGTCTCCGTGATGGTGGCGACAGTTGACGTCGACGCGCCGCGGATGCGCCGCGCGCAGTCAGCGAGCTTTGAGCCTCAAGTGGTCGTCGATAACGCACGGTCGACGCCCGTAGCGTTCAAGTTGCCGGCGGCGAAGCCGACTGGCGAAGAAGCTCAGGTTGCGGATTGGGAGAAGTCCAAGCATCTCAAGGAGGAGGAGTTCACACGGGCGGTGACTCTCGGATTGCACGACTACGCCCGCAAGAGCCGGTCGCACGGGTTCGTCGTGTCGCTCAGCGGCGGCGCCGACTCGGCGGCTGTTGTGTGCCTGGTGAGAATGACGGTGCAACGGGCAATTGACGAGCTCGGTATTGCGGCCGCTTGCGAGGCTTTCGGCCATGGTCCGGAGAATGACTTAGATACTCTTACCGCAGCGGTGCTGACGACGGTGTACCAAGCCACCCGCAACAGCTCTTTGACCACGCGGGACGCGGCCCGCGAGATCGCCCTGGCCATCGGAGCGACGCGTATCGAATTGGACGTCGACGACGTCTGCGACAGCTACACCCGCAAGACCGAGGCCGCGCTCGGCCGCGAGCTGACTTGGGAGTCCGACGACATTGCGCTGCAGAATATCCAGGCGCGTTCGCGAGCCCCCTCGGTGTGGATGCTGGCGAACGTTAAGAACGCCCTTCTCTTGGCGACCAGCAATCGCAGCGAGGCGGCGGTGGGCTACGCCACCATGGACGGCGACACATGCGGGGGCCTGAGCCCGATCGCCGGCATCGACAAGGCGTTCCTGCGGCAGTGGCTCGGGTGGCTCGAGGGAGAAGGGCCCGATGGATTGGGGTCGATTCCCGAGTTGAGCGTGGTCAATCGGCAGCAGCCGACTGCGGAGCTGCGTCCGCAGGATGCGGGTCAGACAGACGAAGACGACCTGATGCCCTACGACCTTCTTGACGCGATCGAGGACCACGCGATCGGCGAGAAGCGTTCGCCGGCTGAGACGCTGTCGGCCGTATCGGCCCAGTTCTCGGGGTACGAACCAGGCCGCCTTACCGCCTGGGTGCGGCGTTTCTTCGAACTCTGGAGCCGCAATCAGTGGAAGCGGGAGCGGTACGCCCCCTCGTTCCACGTCGACGACAAGAACCTCGACCCCAAGACGTGGTGCCGGTTCCCGATCCTCTCGGGCTGGTTTCGAAGAGAGTTGAACGAACTGCAGGACGCCGACTCGCACGACGGTCATGGCTCCTAG
- a CDS encoding ATP-binding protein: MAKKKASPKSDHSSVLRRHAEDQFAEELAEIAKVDDRQRPPNWRLSPWAVVTYLLGEPLDNGFQVSPKYVGSRRLMEVAVATLATDRALLLLGVPGTAKTWVSEHLAAAISGDSTLLVQGTAGTAEEAIRYGWNYALLLAKGPTSEALVPSPVMTAMQRGQIARVEELTRMPSDVQDTLITVLSEKTVPIPELGDECPAEKGFNVIATANNRDKGVNELSSALKRRFNTVVLPPPKTAEEEIQIVEQRVASLGRALELPSEAAAIEEIRRVVTVFRELRDGATEDGKTKLKSPSGTLSTAEAISVVNSGVALAAHFGEGHLTATDVASGLTGAVVKDPVQDVIVWREYLETVVKERDGWKDLYRACREQL; this comes from the coding sequence GTGGCGAAGAAAAAGGCGTCCCCCAAGAGCGACCACTCCTCAGTATTGCGTCGGCACGCAGAGGATCAATTCGCTGAGGAGCTCGCAGAGATCGCCAAGGTCGACGACCGGCAGCGGCCCCCAAATTGGCGGCTCTCGCCGTGGGCGGTTGTGACGTACCTGTTGGGTGAGCCTTTAGATAACGGGTTCCAGGTCTCCCCCAAGTACGTTGGCTCACGGCGGCTGATGGAGGTCGCTGTGGCGACGCTGGCGACCGACCGCGCGCTGCTGCTGCTGGGCGTGCCGGGCACCGCGAAGACCTGGGTGAGCGAACACCTAGCGGCGGCGATCAGCGGCGACTCGACGCTGTTAGTTCAAGGGACCGCGGGCACGGCCGAGGAGGCAATCCGATACGGGTGGAACTACGCGTTGCTGCTGGCCAAGGGGCCGACCAGCGAGGCGTTGGTTCCCTCGCCGGTGATGACGGCCATGCAGCGAGGGCAGATCGCGCGCGTCGAGGAGCTGACCCGCATGCCGTCCGACGTGCAGGACACGCTCATCACGGTGCTGTCGGAGAAGACGGTGCCGATCCCAGAACTCGGCGACGAGTGCCCTGCGGAGAAGGGGTTTAATGTCATCGCGACCGCCAACAACCGAGACAAGGGCGTCAACGAGTTGTCCAGCGCGTTGAAACGCCGGTTTAACACGGTCGTGCTCCCGCCGCCGAAGACCGCTGAAGAAGAGATTCAGATTGTTGAGCAGCGGGTGGCGTCGTTGGGCAGGGCGCTGGAGCTCCCGTCCGAAGCGGCGGCGATCGAGGAGATTAGGCGGGTGGTGACCGTTTTCCGCGAGCTTCGCGATGGCGCTACGGAAGACGGCAAGACCAAGCTAAAGTCGCCCAGCGGGACGCTTTCGACGGCTGAGGCAATCAGCGTCGTTAATAGCGGCGTCGCGTTAGCTGCTCACTTTGGTGAGGGACATCTAACCGCGACTGACGTCGCCTCCGGCCTGACTGGCGCCGTGGTGAAGGACCCGGTTCAGGACGTGATTGTGTGGCGCGAGTACTTGGAGACGGTCGTCAAGGAGCGGGACGGCTGGAAGGACCTGTACCGCGCCTGCCGCGAGCAGTTGTAG
- a CDS encoding nicotinate phosphoribosyltransferase, protein MHYATSLALLTDLYQLTMASGYWKLGRSEQEAVFHLFFREPPFSGGYAVAAGLGPAVDFLKSFRFDASDVEYLTTLTGNDGGPLFDGGFLDYLSELRLTCDVDAMPEGTVAFAQQPLVRVRGPILQCQILETALLNIINFQTLISTKAARISGATGGEPVLEFGLRRAQGIDGGLAASRAAYIGGCAATSNVLAGKQYGIPVKGTHAHSWVMSFDDETKAFDRYAEAMPNNCVFLVDTYDTLEGVRKAVEAGKRLRERGYEMIGIRLDSGDLAYLSIEARKLLDNGGFPDATIVASNDLDENIIQSLKGQGARIAVWGVGTKLATAYDQPALGGVYKLGAIKSGEGEWEPKLKLSEQAVKTSIPGVLQVRRFENEKGLVGDMIYDETRGIDQRSVIVDAGDANRRKQIPPDATGTNLLVPVMRAGEVVVPFTEESKDKIDDTRARTQRELGRLHPAVKRLMNPHEHPVGLDIGLHEIRDQMIREVRWDFGD, encoded by the coding sequence ATGCACTACGCCACTTCACTGGCTCTTCTGACGGACCTCTACCAACTGACGATGGCCTCCGGCTACTGGAAGCTCGGCCGGAGCGAGCAGGAGGCGGTATTTCACCTATTCTTTCGCGAGCCTCCATTCTCGGGTGGCTACGCCGTGGCTGCCGGGCTGGGGCCGGCGGTCGATTTCCTCAAGTCGTTCCGGTTTGACGCTTCGGACGTTGAGTATCTGACGACCCTGACGGGCAACGACGGTGGGCCGTTGTTCGACGGGGGCTTCCTAGACTACTTGAGTGAACTGCGCCTGACGTGCGATGTCGACGCAATGCCCGAAGGAACCGTCGCCTTCGCCCAGCAACCGCTGGTGCGTGTTCGCGGACCGATTCTCCAGTGTCAGATCCTCGAAACGGCACTCCTGAATATCATCAACTTCCAGACCCTTATTTCGACCAAAGCGGCTCGCATCAGCGGGGCAACCGGAGGGGAGCCGGTGCTAGAGTTTGGCCTGCGAAGGGCGCAGGGGATCGACGGGGGGCTCGCCGCGAGCCGTGCCGCGTACATCGGCGGCTGCGCCGCAACATCCAACGTGCTCGCGGGTAAACAGTACGGCATCCCAGTTAAGGGAACGCATGCGCACAGCTGGGTCATGTCGTTCGACGACGAGACCAAGGCTTTTGATCGCTACGCCGAGGCGATGCCCAACAACTGTGTGTTCTTAGTGGACACCTACGACACACTGGAGGGCGTCCGCAAGGCCGTTGAAGCAGGCAAGCGGCTGCGGGAACGCGGCTACGAGATGATCGGCATCCGGCTAGACTCCGGTGACCTGGCGTACTTAAGCATCGAGGCCCGCAAGCTGTTGGACAACGGAGGCTTCCCAGACGCCACTATCGTCGCGTCGAACGATCTCGACGAGAACATCATCCAGAGCCTGAAGGGCCAAGGGGCCAGGATCGCCGTGTGGGGCGTTGGCACGAAGCTAGCCACCGCGTACGACCAGCCCGCTCTGGGCGGGGTCTACAAGCTCGGAGCGATCAAGAGCGGCGAGGGCGAATGGGAGCCGAAACTAAAGCTCTCCGAACAAGCCGTGAAGACCTCGATCCCGGGCGTTTTGCAGGTTCGGCGGTTCGAGAACGAGAAGGGCCTCGTCGGCGATATGATCTACGACGAGACACGCGGCATCGACCAGCGGAGCGTCATCGTCGACGCGGGGGACGCCAACCGCCGTAAGCAGATCCCGCCCGACGCTACCGGGACCAACCTGCTTGTTCCCGTGATGCGAGCGGGGGAAGTCGTGGTCCCATTCACAGAAGAGTCGAAAGATAAGATCGACGATACGCGGGCGCGGACGCAGCGTGAACTGGGCCGGCTTCACCCTGCCGTCAAGCGTCTGATGAACCCCCACGAGCACCCGGTTGGACTCGACATCGGGCTGCACGAGATCCGCGACCAGATGATCCGCGAGGTGCGGTGGGACTTCGGCGATTGA
- a CDS encoding ADP-ribosylglycohydrolase family protein, whose amino-acid sequence MTLYPHILGCLLGTAVGDAVGLRREGLAPRRATKLYGDDLSPALFAGFGVCSDDTEHTVMVARSLAIANHDPEAFERLMASQLKRWLLAAPAGVGLATLRACLKLLVGFGPGRSGVFSAGNGPAMRSALIGVASRSDAQCEEFVRRSTRLTHTDPNAEEGALVVARAAGLTARGKPVDPSGFLGREAERIKGPELRERLAAAHCALVDGLSPAEFAESQGWTNGIGGYVNQTVPAALYCWASSPNEYRQSVTQAVLLGGDTDSVAAITGAIAGANLGDAAIPSEWVAGLTEWPRDVDWIERAAKALAENLAGQRYTNPPPMHWLATLPRNAVFAAIVLGMGFRRLLPPY is encoded by the coding sequence ATGACCCTCTACCCACACATCCTAGGATGCCTGCTAGGCACTGCCGTGGGTGACGCCGTCGGGTTGCGGAGGGAGGGGCTGGCGCCGAGGCGAGCGACGAAGCTCTACGGCGATGACTTGTCGCCTGCGCTGTTTGCGGGTTTCGGCGTGTGCAGCGACGACACCGAGCACACAGTGATGGTCGCCCGCTCGCTGGCTATCGCGAACCATGATCCCGAAGCCTTCGAGCGGCTTATGGCGAGCCAGCTCAAACGCTGGTTGTTGGCGGCGCCAGCCGGTGTCGGGCTTGCGACGCTGCGCGCCTGCTTGAAACTGCTGGTTGGCTTCGGTCCCGGCCGGAGTGGCGTCTTCAGCGCCGGCAACGGACCAGCGATGCGATCGGCGCTAATAGGCGTCGCGTCGCGCTCGGACGCCCAGTGCGAGGAGTTCGTTCGCCGCTCGACCCGGCTGACTCATACCGATCCCAATGCGGAGGAAGGCGCGCTAGTTGTCGCCCGTGCCGCCGGATTGACGGCAAGAGGGAAGCCCGTCGATCCCAGCGGATTCCTGGGTCGCGAAGCGGAGCGAATCAAAGGGCCCGAACTTCGTGAACGCCTTGCCGCGGCGCACTGTGCGCTCGTGGACGGCTTGAGCCCCGCCGAGTTTGCCGAGTCCCAAGGATGGACCAACGGGATTGGTGGATACGTTAACCAAACCGTGCCGGCGGCCCTGTACTGCTGGGCGTCGTCACCGAACGAATATCGGCAGAGCGTAACTCAAGCTGTGCTGCTGGGAGGTGACACGGACAGCGTCGCCGCCATCACCGGCGCGATTGCGGGAGCTAACCTGGGAGACGCCGCGATCCCAAGCGAATGGGTCGCTGGACTCACCGAGTGGCCACGAGACGTTGATTGGATTGAGCGGGCGGCTAAGGCGCTTGCAGAGAACCTGGCTGGGCAGCGGTACACGAACCCGCCGCCGATGCATTGGCTGGCCACACTCCCAAGGAATGCGGTCTTCGCCGCCATTGTGTTGGGGATGGGATTCCGTCGATTGCTGCCACCGTACTGA